agcctgggtgacagagcgagactccgtctcaaaaaaaaaaaaaaaaaaaaaaaaaaagaaaataaggcaaaccggctgggcgtggtggcgcatgcctttaatcccagcactttgggaggccgaggcgggcggatggcttgagctcaggagttcgaggccggcctgggcaacacggcgaaacctcgtctctattaaaatacaaaaattagccaagtggcgcgcgcctgttgtcccagctgctcgggaggctgaggcgggagaatcgcttgaacccaggaggcggaaattgcgatgagccgagatcccgtcactgcactccagcctgggtgacacagtgagatcctgtctcaaaaaagaaaaaaaaaaaaagaaggcaaacaaGTAAAACAAGAATTTCTGTACAGTTCGCGCCTATCCATAGCAAAATGGAGGACTTCTCCAAGGAACTGCAACTCCCAAGAAGCAATGCGAGGGAAGGTGGCAGTTACTATTTTCTCCCCGTGGGCACCTCTCGATCCAATATGGGAAATAGGTGCTAACGTTTAACACAGCGTCCTCATACTAAATCTGGGGGGGAATTGGTAACTCGAAAACCAAATACTCAGTCTTCGGAGAGAACTAACTCAACCTACTCCTCCTCAATAGGGTCCGAAAACCATTGTTACGCCCATTGGGTAACCCCGCCCCTGGGGAAAAGGGGTGGAAAGCGGAAGTGACGACACCCGGCGCTCCATTAAATAGCCGTAGACGGAACCTCGGCTTTCTCTCGGCCTTAGCGCCATTTTTCTGGGTTAGTGTGTTTGCTTCTTGTGATCGGATTCCGCGTACAATCCGTAGACATCTGACCTCGACACTTACCATCATCACACCAAACTAACTGtagcctttctctctttccctgtagAAACCTCTGCGCCATGAGAGCCAAGGTGAGCGGTTCCTGGTAGTAAGCTTGGGAGGTAGGAGTTGGCGAGTAGTAGGGGGAGACTAAGGAAAGTCCGCCATACCTTCTGAACTACTGGGTTTCAAGGGTACCAAGAGCTGGTGGGAGAGGAAAAGTAGTTTGTAAGAGAGCTAGCGGTTAAGTGCTATGGGTAGAGAGGGTGGGAATTAGAAAAGGGTGGAAGTCTGATTTTATGTTGCGAGGGTGTTCAAGTTACTGATGTAGTTGCTACGACCAATCTCATACTTGGTTAAGAATCTGCCCGGTTCTAAAGAGTGCATTTCATATCCCTCCTAAGCCTACTAATAAgctttatctctcttttttttaaaaaaattatctgctgCTTGTGAACGGTTGCTAGTGGAGGAAGAAGCGAATGCGCAGGTATGTTGGAGACTTTGCCAGCCCAGGAGGAGGGAAGTTCCTTGGACAAAACTTAGGAGAAACATTTGGTTTGGAAATCTTAAAAGATCTTTAGGAGAAAAACGTTTGAGTATTTTCTTCCTAGAGCAAAGGATAGAACAGAGGACGATAGAACCGTAGTGCTTGTTCATTTTACCACCTCATGTTATGTGCACGTTTGATTTAATGTAGGAGGGAAAGAACTCTGGTTTGAGAATAGGTGTATTCCATTCCTGTGTTTGCTTTTCAGGCTGAAGcgcaaaagaagaaagatgaggcaGAGGTCCAAGTAAACCGCTAGCTTGTTGCATCGTGGAGGCCACAGGAGCAGAAACATGGAATGCCAGGCGCTGGGGATGCTGGTACAAGTTGTGGGACTGCATGCTACTGTCTAGAGCTTGTCTCAATGGATCTAGAACTTCAACGCCCTCTGATCGCCGATCACCTCTGAGATCCACCTTGCTCATAAACAAAACTGCCCATGTTGGTCCTCTGCCCTGGACTTGTGACATTCTGGactatttctgtgtttatttgtgGCCGAGTGTAACAACCCTAAAATAAATCACCTCTTCCGCTCTTTTAGCTGAAGAATTAAATCGTCTTGTCTATTATGTTTTTTATGGTTCCATCGGGTGGGGGTTTTCTATCATTACAGTTTGCCCTGTCACTGCCTGTGCTATGGAGGATATCAAAGGCAACAGCCCGGGTTATGTGGTGTGGTTTGCATCTCGATGGAGCTGGATGGGATATGATGTATCTCTGGAGGCAGGTTTTAGATTTCGCGGGTTATTTGGGGCCAATGCTGGTACCGCCCCTACCTTCCAGGAGGCCTCCCTTGACGACTACTGCTTAGTAGCCTTCGTCGCGCCTTTGGGTTAGGTTGCCATGGTGACACGCAAAGCGTGGTGGGAACTTCCTGCGGCATGTCGCACGCCTACTTTGTACACCATAGAGTATGGTTCCGGGTCTGGTGGCTAGAGCGTCACTTCTTCCGCAGGAAGCGGAAGAGCGATCGGGTGGGCGGCTCTTTGTCGAAGCTAGAGGACCGGCAGGCGGCAGCAGCAACTACGGCGGCGGCGGCAGGTGAGGGAGGCGGGAGACTTAGGTGGAGGCCGCGCCCGGAGGGGAGGAGTCGGGGCCGGCCCAGCGACTGGGCTCGGCCGGGCCACACAAGGCCCCCCAGAACCGAGCTGGCTCGTCCTCACACCCCAGGGCAGTGCCCCTTTTCTGACTGACCCCGCATCGCGAGCAAACGCCAGCTTCGTGACGTCACAACCCTGCCCATCCCCTCAGCTTGATGACACCTGGAGCCCCAGCTCCCCGCTTCACTTCGCGCGCCCTTAGTGTCCCTTTCACGTAGCCCACGGCTGAGCGCCAGCGGCACTGCACGGAACCTGCCAAGCTAGAAGACTTGCTGCGGGAAAACTCCTAGGACTTTTTTCGCAAACTCTAGGGTGTTGGGAAGCGTCACAATCACTGCCTCCAAGTCTAATCGGCCATCCCACTGCACTGTCAGGCGCTGCCCTTTTAAGGTTCCTCACTAGCCATTATTAACTCCAACCCTTAGCCGGGCTCTGACCCTCACATCCTCTTTCATCTTGATGCAGGGCGTCCCGCACCCTTTGTTCACTCAGAGCTGGTTTTCCAACCCATGCTCCCAGTCCTTCCGAATTAGTTTTATCTCTTACTCTTCTTACTGGCCACTTCTTCCTTGGACAGGTGAAGTTCAGTTTGAACCCTGAGAAAATCCTGACGTTCCCTAAGCTTTGCCGTTTTGTCAGATTTCTTTCTTGTGACAACCACCCCATAGTCCTCCACTCTTACCCCTCCTTCCACCCAAGTCTGTGTTTTTTTCCTGCTCAGAACCCAGCAGTGATGTGGAGGTGGAGACCCACAGGAGCCCCGGACTTCACCTGAGCTACCTCAGGTATCAATTCTGGGAGAGTTGGGTGGGGAGGAGCATCATATCTAATTATCTGCTGCTGGTGCGACTTGCAACGTGAGCCAGGTTTGGATAGATGGCATTTGTACTTCACCTGGTCATTCCCTTTTACTAAAAGTTTGTATCTTTTACCACTTCTTTCCTTGATTGCTTCTATTATTCTGGGACTATCTCCCTTTAGAGGAGGAGGACCCTCTTACAGATTCTCATATAACTGTGGTCTCTGGTTTGGTTCGTTCGTTTTAGGGAGACCTAAAGGCAAAGTCACAGCAGTGGGATGGGGTAGGTCAAGGCCAAAGTAATCAGGAAAGATTCCCTTATGCTCAAAGGGAACAATGTGAAGTTTTCCTATTTCAGCGGCAGAGGGAGCCTGAACACCGCATAGGAAAGGCTTGGGAGGTCAGACACGTGGTAGCAGGGACTCCAGGTCTTACTAGGGGTGGAGAGAGGGGAGGGCTAGAACCAGGGCAGTGGACTGACATTCCAAAGCTCTCTTGGGAAATAGGAGACTTAAAAAGCTTTTATGGAGTCTATAAATAAAGAGGATCTTTATGGGTTGAGGAATGGTGTGGCTGGATGTCAGTGGGATCTTCACAGAGGGGAGTAGGAAGGGGGTGGAGAATGGGGAAAGGTCACTTGTTCCTGTGAAATTAACTCCTTCCCACCTTGACCTTATCACAAATGGTTTGTCCTGGAAATCTAGAAGTGGAGATTCTAACTTAGAACTCATACCCTGAAATAGAGGGGGCTGACCTCTCTGCCGCTGACAGTGATGATGGGTAGGAGGGAATACTAAAATATGACAAGTTTTGAGACTCCCCTCAAGCTGGTGACACCAGTCTCTTCACCCAGGATTTCTTGGCTTCTAGAGATTTGATACGTGCAGAGCCCTCAcctgaggaaaaggaaaaggggttAAGGAAGTTTTGTTACCATCTTCTACAACCCTAGTAGCTCAGTAGTAGCCCATCTTGGGCACTATTCCCAGTTTCCTCCCAGACTGTTCAGATACTGACTGCAGTTTTAATTTCACTTCCACAACTTTAATAAGGTCAGCTCAGAAGGAAAGATGAAATCCAACACTTATTTTTTCCCTGCTCCCTCCTGGGCCTATCGTCATTAGTGAAATTAGGTGGCTTCACCCCAACTCCTTCCCTCCTCTGTTAGCCAGGCAAGTGTGAATCATTCTGACCCAGACCAGGTGCACAAAAGCCGGGGCGGGACTTTTGATGAGTCAGACATTTCAGCCAGAATTCTTATCCCTTAGATTCTCCATCTCTAAAGCCATTGCCCCTCTGGGCCACCTGCTCTATAGTCAGGAAGAGTGGGATCTCCCTGGAGGACTCCTGTTTGATACAGTTCTCCTCTTTTGTAGTGGTCACCAAGAGTGGCAAGATAAAGAAAACCCTGAGTTGGGCGGGACCAGGATGCCTGACCGGGACAGCTATGCCAACGGTACCGGGAGCAGCGGTGGAGGCCCTGGAGGTGGTGGCAGCGAGGAGGCCAGTGGGGCAGGGACAGGCAGTGGCGGGGCCAGCTCAGATGCCATCTGTAGAGACTTCTTGAGGAATGTGTGCAAGCGAGGCAAGCGTTGCCGATACCGCCACCCAGACATGAGTGAGGTGTCCAACTTGGGGGTGAGCAAAAACGagttcatcttctgccatgacttcCAGAACAAGGAGTGTAGCCGCCCAAATTGCCGTTTCATCCATGGCTCCAAGGAGGATGAGGATGGCTATAAGAAGACAGGAGAGCTTCCCCCACGGCTGAGGCAGAAAGTAGCAGCTGGCCTTGGCCTTTCACCGGCAGACCTACCAAATGGCAAGGAGGAGGTCCCTATCTGCCGTGACTTTCTCAAGGGTGACTGTCAGAGAGGAGCCAAGTGCAAGTTCCGTCACCTGCAGCGGGATTTTGAGTTTGATGCTCGGGGTGGAGGAGGCACTGGTGGGGGCTCAACAGGCTCAGTCCTCCCAGGACGACGGCATGATCTCTATGATATCTATGACCTTCCTGACAGGGGCTTTGAGGACCATGAGCCAGGCCCAAAACGCCGGCGAGGTGGATGCTGCCCCCCTGATGGCCCTCATTTTGAGTCATATGAATATAGCTTGGCTCCACCGCGAGGGGTGGAGTGCAGACTGCTAGAGGAGGAGAATGCCATGCTCAGAAAGCGGGTAGAGGAGTTAAAGAAGCAGGTCAGTAACCTGCTGGCCACCAATGAGGTATTACTGGAACAAAATGCTCAGTTCCGCAATCAGGCCAAGGTCATAACCCTCAGCTCCACTGCACCAGCGACTGAGCAGACTCTGGCCCCCACTGTGGGCACTGTCGCTACTTTTAACCATGGCATTGCCCAGACTCACACTACTCTCAGCAGCCAGGCTCTACAGCCTCGTCCAGTGTCCCAGCAAGAACTGGTGGCCCctgctggagctccagcagcTCCCCCAACTAATGCTGCACCTCCTGCTgctccaccacccccacccccacacttgaccccagagatcacgccactgtcaGCTGCCCTGGCTCAAACAATTGCCCAGGGAATGGCACCCCCACCTGTCTCCATGGCTCCTGTGGCTGTATCTGTGGCTCCTGTGGCCCCTGTGGCTGTATCGATGGCCCAACCCTTGGCAGGAATCACAATGAGCCACACCACCACTCCCATGGTGACTTACCCTATCGCTTCCCAGAGCATGCGCATCACGGCCATGCCACACTGATGGGGCTAATGGACACTCCCCTGGTATAGCCTCCCAGGGCTGGGGTCAAGGGGCCCTTGCCCACTTGCCtagccctccccagccctgtctgAAGGGCTCCCTTGAGAACTAGGACAAGAGACTACAAGGAGTATGTCCTGAGGAGGGGTTGGGTTGGTGTGTTTTCTCTCACCTCCCTTTTATGAGGGTCCTCTTGTCCATCTTCAAGCCTCACAGTGGGGGCTTGCAGAGGAATGCAGACTGAAGCCAGCAGAGAGGAAGGACTGACTGAAGGGCTGTGTCCTCTTACGGGAATTTGGGAACATCCCTCGTCTTGTCCTCTCTTCTGCACAGCACAGGTTCCAGCACtggttttggaagaaaaaaataccctGCCCAGAGGGAAAGCCAGGAAAGATTGGGAAGTGGGTGATTAGGAGAGAAGGCCTGACAGGAGCCTTCAGACAATTTGGGTCCTAGTTGGTTGGGTTGGACAATAAAGGAATTGCTTCTGGGTCCTGGGAAGGCTGGGACCGTAGTGCTCCAGCCCAGAGACTAGGGAAGCATTCATTACCCTAGTTTGGCCTGAAAATCCATAGGGCAGGGCCCACTactttccaaagaaataaaagaacaattatttttaacaaatggagGCAGTGAAAACTTGCTTAGATATTCTGTGTGGAAGATGGGAGCAGTAAATAGATCTCATGCCAAAATGGGATAAAGACCCCAGCCTCACATAGCTTTGGTAAGATGGATAGAAGCCAGTGAAGAAGGGTAGGGACCCAGAACAAGACCAAATGGGGCTTTGGGGAAGGCACTTTATGGGGCAAAAGCTTTGGAGCCACCTAGTCTAGTTTAAAAATAGTCCCATCTGTTTCTGGTCTCTGTCGGTATGTGCTGTTCCCAGGTTGCCTTAGTAACCAGGGCTCCTAGGGTCATTTAGCGGGGCAGGCAGTAAGGAGGGTGTATTTGCTGAGAAATGGGGATGGGATGTTACATAGTTGACAGGTCCTTATTCAAACAGAGCAGGACAGGTGGAGTTGATGGCAGTTGCCTCTGAGTTGATGGCAGTTAATGTCCCTCCTACGCCAGCCCTTCCTCAGTGGCCAGTTCCTTAAGCCTTCAAGGCTTAGGAGGTCTGGGAAAAGAGTCCTAGGGACACAAGGCTCAGGGTCCATCCCTTTCCTCTATCTCCACATAGCAGAAGTTTTAAATCTACTTTAGTCAGTAAGGCCAGGGGCCCCAATAGTCAAACCTCAGTTCCTCCTCAGCTCATGGCTGATGTAGGGAAAACAACTCAGGTGTCTAGTCTAATGGGACAGTAGATTTGGGGGTAGAGAGTGATCCTGGATTGTGTTCCCCCTCGTTATATCTCGTGCTACCTCTTGCTGTCTTGTCTGGTTGATCACTCAGGTCGCATCTGGGATTGGAGATGGTGGGCTAGGTCAAGGCCAGTCATTAAAAAGCCTAAAGACTGAAAGTGGGCTAACATTGTTTGTGGATTTTAGAAGCAACACATTGATAAGTTTAATGTTGTTTTTTTGGGgcacaagtttttttttgttgttgttttgttttgagatggagtcttgctcagttgccagaagactggagtgtagtggcacaatctcagctcgctgcaacatgcgcctcctgggttcaagtgattctctcgcgtcagcctcctgagtaggtgggactacaggcacctgccaccaagtgcagctaatttttttatttttagtagagacggggtttcatcatgttggccagaatggtatCGAtctctcgtgatccacccgcctcagtctcccaaagtgctgggattacaggtgtgaaccaccgtgcccggcaattCTAGACTATTAAAAGAGATGGCTTACGAGCATTTAGAGAAGAATGTAACAATAGATACCAACATGAATTATCAGTCAAATCCTGACTGACTGTATTTCCTCCTTGCCAAGTTATCTCCAAAGAGGTAGATTTGGAAACTTTAGATGTTGTATGTCTTGTATGTATTTACTCCAGCTAAAGACCACCAAGAATACACCTGGTAATTGAGCAAGTTGGGTTTAATGCTCATTGCAGTGAGGGGGAGGGCTCACCATTGAGAATACGTGGTGTGTCTCAGCATGAGGGTGTTAGGAAGGACTTAGAGGACTTAGATTTGGTTAAGTGATTTTGGGGAAGATTCAAGAAAGCGGGTGTTTTTATGGGTTGGGTGCTGTTAAGGGAAGCAAGGATAACTCTATGATTGGGTAGCTTGTCTAGAAGAAGGGCAGACAAGTGAACCTAAGCTGCAGTCGATGATGAAGTCACTAGCTGGGAAAGGGGATGTTTGCTGTTTTGTGGTTTGCACACTGACCTTGTTTTGTGCTTAAACAAAATTTTcaagtgattttgttttttgtctcaCTTCATCACAGTCACTGAGTGATCTTGTCCGATGCTGGTGTTTTGTGAGATTGTGTCCAagagaactcctgacctcaaatagaagagaacttttggacacaaacacacatagcTTACAGGTACTACCTGTGAGCACCAGGTCAGCCCTAACAGCTCTGAAGCCTGGCTGTGTCAGACCAGTTCCCAGATTACAGGAGCTGCTTTCCTCTCACCTGCTAAGTCATCACAGATAAGAGGAAAATTATGGGTCAGTTAATAGTAgcattttttcctttcacatggctctggttaaaaaataataagattaaaaaaatagcatttggTGGAATCAAACTGAACACTTGTACTTAGTGTTGGTTAGGGCATTTATGTTGGTGAAATCTCTGTTCTCTAGTGATAAGCCCAAGGGctgtgttttattataaaaagaaaaaacccaactTGGGTAAACATATAAAAAGCCCATTTATCAACAGTAACACAGGAAGAGCTAAATAATATCCAAAGTGTCTGTAACTTGGATTGACTAAAACACTGGAGCACTCTCACACTAAAAACTTGCTTAGATCTTGAGCTTGTCGGGGAACAATGTTAGAGATCTATATGAGCAATAATTCACATGAGAACAACCTGGGACTTCCAGTTGGCTGCAAAAAAATAGAATCTTAGCCCTCAATGTGtccatttataaatattaagagCATGCTATGTTCTAGGCATCTTTCTAGGAGGCTCCATAAGGGCAGTAGAACCTTGGTAATGGATTATAAATACAGCAGTCTATGTTCTGCGTTAAGTATAACCACTTAGTAGTGTGTTCttctaaatgtaatttttaaagagggCCATTGACAAACCAGTGTGGTttgctggaaaaaagaaaaggctggcaAGAGACAGCTTCAAATAGAAGTCTACAAATATTTGAAGGGCTGCCCAGTGGAGGAAGGTCCTGTTTGCTACATAGGAAATAAAAAGGGAGTTCTGGAATAATGgctaacatttgtttttttttttgttttgttttgttttttttgttttgtttttttgagacagagtctcactgtgtcacccagtctggagtgcagtggcgcgatctccactcactgcaagctccacctccacggttcatgccattctgcctcagcctcccaagtagctgggactacaggcgcccgccaccatgcctggctaatttttttttttttttttttgtatttttagtagagacggggtttcaccgtgttagccaggatggtctcaatctcctgacctcatgatccgcccgcctcggcctcccaaagtgctgggattacaggtgtgggccaccgcgcccggccagctaaCATTTGTTGACTGCTTAATGTAAGCCaaggctctgtgctaggcactttacaTGCAACGTCTCGTTGACACAATGGGTACTATTattgtacccattttacagaggagaaagcaGGCTTAAAAAgtaaccaggccgggcgcggtggctcaagcctgtaatcccagcactttgggaggccgagacgggcggatcacgaggtcaggagatcgagaccatcctggctgacacggtgaaaccccgtctctactaaaaaatacaaaaaactagccgggcgaggtggcgggcgcctgtagtcccagctactccggaggctgaggcaggagaatggcgtgaacccgggaggcggagcttgcagtgagctgagatccggccactgcactccagcctgggcggcagagcgagactccgtctcaaaaaaaaaaaaaaaaaaaagtaacctgcCCAGGGTTCTGCAAGTAAGGAATGGGGCCAGGAATCTattcaggcagtctgactccagactTGACATAAGAAAGTTCTAATGATATAGCCATCCAACAAAGGGATCATTACTTGgcagtttttttatttgtttgttttttgagatggagtatcactctgttgcccaggctggagtgcagtggcatgatctcggctcactgcaacctccacctcttgggttcaagtgattctcctgcctcagcctcccaagtagagtatctgggatcacaggcacctgccaccatgcttggctaatttttgtattttcagtagagggggttttgccatgttgaccaggctggtcttgaactcctgacctcaggtgatccgcctgcctcggcctcccgaagtgctgggattacagggtgagccaccgcgcctggcttggCAGTAACTTGAGGAATAAAGAATACGGAAGGAATTTCCTCAAATCTTGTTGCCCTTCCCATctttgtgagctgagatcagagtaccctctgcctctgcctcttggagGCGATTATGGTTTACATATAAATGCAGATTGCAAGTCCAGGAAGTTTATTCTGTTTCCTCCTGTAGGCCTCATGCTGTAAGACACTTCCTCTAACAAAT
This sequence is a window from Theropithecus gelada isolate Dixy chromosome 11, Tgel_1.0, whole genome shotgun sequence. Protein-coding genes within it:
- the RPL41 gene encoding 60S ribosomal protein L41; this encodes MRAKWRKKRMRRLKRKRRKMRQRSK
- the ZC3H10 gene encoding zinc finger CCCH domain-containing protein 10; translation: MPDRDSYANGTGSSGGGPGGGGSEEASGAGTGSGGASSDAICRDFLRNVCKRGKRCRYRHPDMSEVSNLGVSKNEFIFCHDFQNKECSRPNCRFIHGSKEDEDGYKKTGELPPRLRQKVAAGLGLSPADLPNGKEEVPICRDFLKGDCQRGAKCKFRHLQRDFEFDARGGGGTGGGSTGSVLPGRRHDLYDIYDLPDRGFEDHEPGPKRRRGGCCPPDGPHFESYEYSLAPPRGVECRLLEEENAMLRKRVEELKKQVSNLLATNEVLLEQNAQFRNQAKVITLSSTAPATEQTLAPTVGTVATFNHGIAQTHTTLSSQALQPRPVSQQELVAPAGAPAAPPTNAAPPAAPPPPPPHLTPEITPLSAALAQTIAQGMAPPPVSMAPVAVSVAPVAPVAVSMAQPLAGITMSHTTTPMVTYPIASQSMRITAMPH